In Papaver somniferum cultivar HN1 chromosome 1, ASM357369v1, whole genome shotgun sequence, a genomic segment contains:
- the LOC113306726 gene encoding monothiol glutaredoxin-S17-like, with amino-acid sequence MGGSVKDIQSKEELNTVVSHGKPVILHFWASWCEASKQMDLVFSHLSTDLPHAHFFRVEAEEQPEISEAYAVSAVPFFVFFKDGQKVDAMEGANPSSLANKVAKVAGSVNPDNSAVPASLGMAAGANMLETVKEFAKQNGVSQKETISTSGSHVLVEKRLKQLVDSHPIMLFMKGNPEEPKCGFSQKVVNILKEEGVNFGSFDILTDNDVREGLKKLYNWPTFPQLFCKGEFLGGCDIAVSMHESGELKEVFRDHGVVTTETKGSEPVASSVSDSSTGLSVTLDSRIKNLIDSSSVMLFMKGKPEEPKCGFSRKVVEILQQEKVKFHSFDILDDDEVRQGLKVYSNWSSYPQLYIKGELIGGSDIVLEMQKSGELKKVLTEKDIIPKETLEDRLKNIISSSDTMLFMKGTPDEPRCGFSSKVVNALKEDGVNFGSFDILTNEEVRQGLKTYSNWPTFPQLYYKGELIGGCDIVLELHGSGELKSTLSD; translated from the exons ATGGGTGGGTCTGTGAAAGACATTCAATCAAAAGAAGAGCTAAATACAGTAGTTAGTCATGGGAAACCTGTTATCCTTCACTTCTGGGCATCATGGTGTGAAGCTTCAAAACAGATGGATCTAGTTTTTTCTCATCTTTCTACTGATCTCCCTCATGCCCATTTCTTTAGG GTTGAAGCTGAAGAACAACCAGAGATATCTGAGGCTTATGCAGTTTCTGCGGTGCCTTTCTTTGTATTCTTTAAG GATGGTCAGAAAGTTGATGCCATGGAAGGTGCGAACCCATCTAGCTTGGCCAACAAAGTTGCCAAGGTTGCCGGATCTGTCAACCCTGATAATTCTGCAGTTCCTGCGAGTTTAGGAATGGCTGCTGGGGCCAACATGTTAGAAACTGTCAAAGAATTTGCCAAACAAAATGGTGTTTCACAGAAGGAAACCATCTCTACATCTGGCAGCCATGTTCTAGTCGAAAAGAGGTTGAAACAACTTGTAGATTCACACCCTATCATGCTTTTCATGAAAGGAAACCCTGAAGAACCCAAATGTGGCTTCAGCCAGAAAGTTGTTAACATCCTGAAGGAGGAAGGTGTCAACTTTGGGAGCTTCGATATCCTTACAGATAATGATGTTAGGGAAGGTCTGAAAAAGTTGTACAATTGGCCAACATTCCCTCAATTATTTTGCAAAGGAGAGTTTTTAGGTGGTTGTGACATCGCTGTTTCTATGCATGAGAGTGGCGAATTAAAGGAAGTCTTCAGAGATCATGGAGTTGTTACTACCGAGACCAAGGGGAGTGAACCAGTTGCCTCTTCAGTTTCTGATTCCTCTACCGGATTGAGTGTTACTCTTGACTCGCGAATCAAAAACCTTATTGATTCAAGCTCGGTAATGCTATTTATGAAAGGAAAACCGGAAGAACCAAAGTGTGGTTTCAGTCGCAAAGTTGTTGAGATTCTTCAGCAGGAGAAAGTGAAATTTCATAGCTTTGACATCCTTGACGATGATGAAGTACGCCAAGGGCTAAAAGTTTACTCAAACTGGTCCAGCTATCCTCAACTATATATTAAAGGGGAATTGATTGGAGGATCTGATATTGTGTTGGAGATGCAGAAAAGTGGGGAACTCAAGAAAGTTTTAACCGAGAAAGATATCATCCCAAAAGAGACATTAGAGGATAGGCTCAAGAACATCATCTCATCTTCTGATACTATGCTATTCATGAAAGGTACCCCAGATGAACCTCGTTGCGGATTCAGTTCCAAAGTCGTGAATGCCCTAAAGGAAGATGGAGTGAACTTTGGGTCCTTCGATATCCTAACCAACGAGGAAGTGAGACAAGGACTAAAGACCTACTCAAATTGGCCCACTTTCCCTCAGCTTTATTACAAAGGTGAGTTGATAGGAGGTTGCGATATTGTGCTGGAGCTCCATGGTAGTGGCGAACTTAAGTCCACTCTCTCTGATTAA
- the LOC113306737 gene encoding heat stress transcription factor B-2a-like, translating into MRMSTDVSPSGRVLNRTSSSSSRTRTPTPFLSKTYELLEEHFRGGDSDDDQHKIVSWNSTGTGFVVWSPQEFSEVLLPKYFKHKNFSSFIRQLNTYGFKKIAANRWEFQHEKFFKGGRHLLAEITRKKSESSAYPAFLKASEKQFNGLGENSNLLTKDNEILRRNNLELQLQISQFKILEMKLLDCLSQYTVWQHQQS; encoded by the exons ATGAGAATGAGTACAGATGTATCACCATCAGGACGGGTTTTGAACAGAacttcaagctcatcttcaagGACGAGGACTCCCACTCCATTTTTGTCCAAAACATATGAGCTTCTCGAAGAACATTTCCGAGGAGGAGACAGTGACGATGATCAACACAAGATTGTGTCGTGGAATTCGACAGGAACTGGCTTTGTTGTGTGGTCTCCCCAGGAGTTTTCCGAAGTTCTGTTGCCCAAGTATTTCAAGCACAAAAACTTCTCTAGCTTCATTCGGCAGCTTAATACTTAT GGATTCAAGAAAATTGCAGCTAACAGATGGGAGTTCCAGCATGAGAAGTTCTTCAAGGGAGGGAGGCATTTACTTGCTGAGATAACAAGGAAGAAGTCAGAATCAAGCGCCTATCCAGCTTTTCTCAAGGCATCAGAGAAACAATTCAACGGACTTGGTGAGAACAGCAATTTACTAACGAAGGATAACGAAATTCTAAGGAGAAATAATCTGGAGTTGCAATTGCAGATATCGCAGTTTAAAATCTTGGAGATGAAGCTCTTAGACTGCCTTTCTCAGTACACGGTATGGCAGCATCAACAAAGTTAA